The DNA sequence ataaaattttaaaattgactaTTAAGTACCAAAAGTTGAGTTAAAAATTATTGTGCGGtcaaattcaataatttaatagaggcaaataaatattattatcatatatactactcaaaaaaattttaaactgcAGTGAGGGCTACTAATGTACAATTGTACATAGATCCATCCCTATGTTCTGGTAGGTGAAATTCAATGATAATAGCTGATGTGACAGTTTTTCATTGGATTTTTTTACTACTTCAAtcaaattgtatttttataCTTTACCTGTCATTATGTACTCCGGTGCAGCATAGCCATATGTTCCCATTATGCGAGTCGAAACATGGGATTCATCTCCAACTGGCCCATCTTTAGCAAGGCCAAAGTCAGAAAGTTTTGCATTATAGTCCTGTTTACGGCACATgcgaaaaaagaaaagggaaaataattaaaagatggtTAGTTTCATTTGATGTACACTATCATTTATACAAGAATTTCAGGCTTGTGACTAGTTTGTTTGTTTTGATCTTGTGATGCGTGTTGTTTGTGTTCAAGTGCATTTTTGGTTAAGCAGAACAAAAAGAATAGATGAAATAAGCACATATCATAGTACAAACGAAAACGAAATAAAATTCTATGCATGAATCCTCCACTAAATCATGTTACTTGAAAGGTAGGTATACCGTATACATCTATTGTTTTGTCAAATTGAGAAACAAGACATTAACGATCAATGAAAAGAGAATTTGCTAAGCTGGATATAGATACATTCTGTTTTAACAAGCATGTGATGCTGTGATGACCTCACTTGCCAATAAATGGTTAAATAGTAAAATACTTATTGCTCCAATTTCAGCATATTTTCACTGTAAATAGAAAGTTCACAAATAAAATGGTATATTTAACATAAATCTATATTACTGACCAGGTCcaataaaatatttgatgttttgaAATCACGATAGATGACAGGTTTCTCTGCCTCGTGAAGAAATGCAAGTCCCTTTGCAGCTCCAAATGCAATCTTCATTCTTATGGACCATGGCAATGGAAGCAATATTTCTGAAATATATATGAGAAACTAATTAATTAGATATacagtaaaaataaataaatagttgAGTAAAATCATTGGTCTGAAATTACATTCTTAGATGTCAAATATTGCAGAACAGAACTTAGCTTTTACAAAcatcaacaacaaagaataaagAACACAAAATTTCAATGTAGAAAGAAATACTAACTGGAGAACAAATTGTTTTCGACACTTCCACGGGCCATAAACTCATAAATTAGCACCCTATGTTCATCTTCACAGCAGTATCCAATTAATTTGACTAGATTCGGATGTGATAGCTGCCCCAAAAATATGACTTCTGCCTAGAAAGCAAGCAACCAACCTCAAATCAGTGTCACAGCAAACTAAGTTATATCCAGATAAGTTGATCCGCAGATGTGACCAATAAGCGACATTGAGACATCAAAGACGATGAAGGGAGTCGATATAAACAATATAAGAGAATGGTTATAAAGAGTACTACTAACCAACCATTCTCTGTGGCCTTGATGACTGTTATCACCATCATGAACCTTAACAGCCACAGGAAGAGTAGGAAGACCCTGCCTTAACTCCTCAGAGATGAACCCTTTATATACACTTCCAAATCCGCCACCCCCCAACACACGATCCGGCCTAAAATTTGCAGTTATTATCTTTAGCTCATCATAACTGAATACAATCAATGGATTCGCAGCTGAATCACGGCGTAATAGTAGGTTTTCCACTTCCTCAGGATTTGTTGGTAACCTACTATTATCACTCCTTTGTTTCATTGCCTGGTTTTCCTCTCTTGTTGAATCTATATCAAAAATCACAACAAAATAATGTACCCAAATTAAATTGTGCCAAACACAACATATTATCCACATGAGTAATGCTACACATCCAAGTCTTTTTATGAACCAAGTCCAATCAAGTTAAACAATAAGACTTGGAATAATGCTAGTCATAATTGATTTTTGTTATGTTAAATCAACTTGGTTGGACTTAGTTAATAAAAAGACTTAGATGTGTAGCATTATTCTATTCACATTTACAAATATTGCAACAAGCACCATATTATTCAAATGCTATACGAAACAATCACCATCACAACAACATTTATCATTAAAATAACAAATACTGCAGCTTTATTATGTAACATAAACTAGGGAGCGTAGGCAAACTAATTTGTATTTCATATTCCACCATTAAGAGACAGAGAAGACAAACACAGAGAAAAAGACAATTCAAAAGCAAGGGAATAAATAATTATTGAGAAAgcaaagaataattttttagatttttaaaaccAACCACCAATTTTTCAATGAAGATAATACTTAACGCACTAAACTTTTGAGGTTTTCCACTATGATGATATCATCCAATTAAGAGCTACAAATTGAACCGACCTACTTTTGAAGCAGACAAAGGGAAAAGTGATGAGGACTCATTCACAAAAAAGAATTTACACCCCAAGTTATTACTTTTTGTAAAGAGATACATATAACTCAGATATGCATATTCTtgtttcctctttcttttcttcttctaatgATTTGCATAATCTTTACTTGCCTACAAGTAAGACTTTATGTATGAATCTAACACTGTATTAAATTAAAGTaagtttctttctttctttttctttaacaATAAACTGAAAGCCACAACagtatcatcatcatcatcatcatcagatatatgataataaaaatagaagaaacatataagagaaggaagaaaaaaaGATTATGATGTGATCAAATAGAGTTGGCTacaacagaaaaataaaggcaAGTTTTGTTATTGGATACGAACCTGGCTTTGCATTAGAAGAGACTCTATAATCTGAAGATTCCAACCTACACAAGCAATTCCCCATAGTACTACTATACAAAGCAGTTTTGCACCAACTACTATCCTTCACCTTCACCTTCACCTTCACCAGCACCCCATCTACAAAAATGGAAAAAAGACAGAAACTTTTCTAGTGTATATACAAAAAGATTCTGCCTTTTCTTTCACACGTAGATTTCAGACCAAGGAAGAGGCAGAGACAAGAGCAACAAAAGCAAACAAGGCCAAAGGGAAAGGAATGAAAAACATGGGCAATAGTTGTTTTATGACATGGATTGATTCATTCAAATGATGGTAGTGGGAATGCGAATGGGGACATGTTTGGTTTTGTGTTTTGGTGatggagaagaaaaagaaagaaagaaaagggggAGGAAGAGTGGGATATAATTCAGTAAAAGCAATGATGGTTTATGAGTTAGTGAGTGTGATGAGGTGGTTGTTGTCTATGGAGGAAGATAGCATGGCATGGCCCCACACACCCACACAAGGAAACTCTCtatgcttcttcttcctctgtttATTTTTGTGCCTTCTTTCCTTTGTGCACTTTCTTCTTAGTGCGCTTATTACATCGATACCCTCcatattttatgtttatgtttAATTTCAGAAGGTCTGCTAGGGAATCAACTTGGACTATAATCAATTATagtcaattaattaaaaaatatgttagttatatgaaaagaataaaacaatttttcattatctttattttttaaaattttaaaattaaaaacaaaaaaattatctgAGTTAACTTATGCTACagttaattttctaaaattctttattttaaaattataattataagaatttaattttaaataaaaaaattagacaaaTAGTTAATTGTAATTCTCacttcattaaaaaaatataattttaactttagggcaatttacttatttaaattGTTCCACTCTCAATATTACGCAAATACATTGTTTCAAAAACGGATAAGTAAATACATTGATTCACATATCTATATAAACCGGTACTGGTAGTAGCGATTTACAAGAGAACAGAAACCGCTAGTACCAGTCGTGGTTTACATGTATACCGGGTTGGTCATAAACCGCTGCTGCCAACAGCGGTTTATGTAAGTTGGTGTGCGTGCGTAAACCGCTGGTGCCTATAACGGTTTACGTTTAGTATGTGTCAATGGGCTCTCTATATCAAATGTAGAGAGGTAGAGTTTTATTCACAAATGGATGGAGATgatagtattaaaaaaatacaatactcaaagtattaaattatataaatcaagactatttttttttattctcatctcttttaaaatttataaataataaaataatttatttttagccAAATGTTCactaaatcatatatttttctctttaaaaatcacttcattctcttttatttatatcaACCATACAAGAGAGACTAGGAGAGTTTGAAACATAGGTTGTGTTCTTTGCTACTGATTTGCATCATaattttgatgaataaaataaaaaatataaatatgcatgtaataattttttatttgtatttattattaaaatgaggctaaatagcaaatcaaagagagcGTATTCACATAGTACTAAAATATATAAACTaagactaattttttttatcttcatcCCATGATAAAATTcatgaatgataaaataatttttttagtaaaaaatagtgaatttttttatttgatttgctatttttagtgaaaaaatcactattttttactaaaaaaaattattttatcattcatgAGTTTTAGAAGggatgaatataaaaaaattagtcttAGTTTATATATTTTAGTACTCTATCAATACTCACTCTTTGATTTGCTATTTAGTCTTATTTTAATAagaaatacaaataaaaaattattacatgcatatttatattttttattttattcatcaaaattATGATATTATCACTATTAATTATCCAATCAATCAACTATAAAATAcaaatagtttttattttttggcaTAAAACAATAAAGTtgtacaaataaaaaaatttcgtTTAGCTAGAACCTCAAATACAAATCAGCAGCAAAGTACACAACCCATGTTCCAAACTCTTCGAATCTTCTTTGTATGGTtgatataaataaaagagaatgacaaattaaatttttttatttatgatattatttaaatagtatataccattaattatttgttttgtaatgattttttagataaagattagttttattatttgttttcatACTCAACGTAAACCGCTGATGCCTCTAGCGATTTACATACGTAAACCAATGCATATAAACCGCTCCTGGTAGTAGCGGTTTATGACCAATCATAATCATACAGAAACTAGCGGTTTTCATAGATATGTGAAACAATGTATTTGCGTGTTCGTTTTGGAAACAATGCATTTACGTAATTTGAAAGGTGAAACAATTTATTTAGGTGAATTGCCCTtaactttattatttaaagttatttaaataaacaaatctagttatataattatataaaactctataaattatcaatatattaaaactaaattttaattataattatataataaaaatttaatttttatatacaaacaaaatatataaaaattaaattatatattatcatatcccaaaaaataattacttttaagtttattagttaaaaaaatgtttaaatatttgaatttataaaataagattaCTAATTGAGAAATGATagtatctttttcattttttataatatcattatatatataattttttaattatatatttgtataaatttgtagaaaaaatgacattattaaaattattctgctaaatttttttgttgtactcccaaatatttttttcaaccTTAATTCTCTAATTCTCTTCTTGTTCTTCCAAATTCTGTTTTCATATGAATCCATTTAATTTCTTACaactttctcttcttcttttgctctttttatttttcttatatttctCTCATTCTATTATTATCACGCCCTCATTCATATCATGAATCCAAAAGAAAGATAAAGTCTACATCCGAACCCAAAAAgcatgaaagaagaggaaaaattAGTGTGTTTGTGATAGAGGAAGACTTTTCTAAAGAACTGGAGACATGTACTAAGAGTCCATTTGGTAATGTGTTTACTGGTAAGGTCTTTTCAATAGGAATTATTGACAATGCATTGAAGGCCATCTCGAGGAGATCGAATAGATTAGATCAGTGGAATTATGATCAAACCAATTCCAATTCTTCTTTGAGAACAATGGTGGGATCTCCATGACTCTTTAaggattatattttatatgttcGAAGATAGACAGATGTTGACTCTCAGGATTATGAGGGAATTAGttctttttctattcaattctgggGGCCTCTAAAAAAATTCAAGACTGTTTAGGTTGGTCGTAAATTGAATGAGAAGATTGGTGAGATTATTGATATTagctttttttttgtcaaaaaaatCCAGAATCCTTAAATCTAGCTGATCAATGGTGATAAAAAGTGAAGAATTCGATTCAGATGGCTGTTCCAGGAGGTAAAGTGCTGAAAATTAGATTGAAATATTAGTGTATTAGAATCTTCTGCACCTATTGTTCTCATCTTGGATATGATTCAAAGCACTGCCAAATTTTCATGTCAGACTCTACTTCAGGTGATATTAAAGTGGAAGGCGTTAGCGACTGGGTGAAGGCTGAtcagataaaaaaaagaattgacAATGACGGTAGTATAATGCAAGCAATTTCAGCAATCAACAATCTAAGCCTTCACAACTAAGGAAAAAGCCTGCTCCTTCTTAGTTGCTTGAGAGCTTCTCTAAGTTGAATATGAAGAATAAAAGGAATGAAGTTCCAAGGAGTACAGAGTTTTTCGACCAAATTTCAAAGTTAGCTTGGCAGTCAatgaaaaaatctgattctcCTCTATGTTAAAAGACATTACAGGCTCCATGAATGAAATCCAGGAAGATAATCGGATGGTAATAGAAGAAGTTAGCAGCAAAAACTGAATCTAAAACAGATGGCAAGACAGGGTTATAATTCACTTAATCAATTGGGTTGGACAAAGTGAAGAGTCTCTGATAAAAAATATGAGCTTGTGATCAAGAAAATATGTATTGAACAAGAGCTAATTGCTAATCAGAGGGTAGAGGGTGCCAGCCAATCATTGGCACTCCAAGACCAATGAGAGTGTTATCGTAGAATTGTCAGAATTTGAGGAGACCCTTGACAGTTCACAACCTTAAAGGGATTGTTCAATCCCACTCCCCCGAGTTGGTTTTTCTTTGCGAAACAAAAAACCAATCTCGATAGGTGAAAAAAATTCAGGACTTGTGACTATTCTAATTGGAAAATTTTTAATCCTTTTGGTAGTGTGGGTAGACTTACGTTGGCATGAAAGGATAATTTTGTTATTCAGATTATCAGTTGTTTTGAGTTTTACATTGCTATCTTGATAAAAGATGTCCCTTTTAACATTGAATAGAACTTTGTAGGCATTTATTtaaattgtaatgagaatattcGGCTATCCCAATTCCAAGAAATTTCTTTGGTGCTCTCCCAACTCTAAGGTAAATTAGTTATTGTTGGTTATTTCAATTCCATTATTGATCAAGGTGAGAAACTTGGTGGTAATCCTAAATCTGATTCTTCTATTACTGCATTTAATTACTTTATTGGAAATAACTCGTTGATTGATTTGGGAATGGTAGGTAGACCATTTACTTGGAGTAATAGATGTAAAAAAGGTGAACTAATTCAGTAAAGGCTTGAGAGAGTGCTTGTTGATGAATCTTAGTCCTAATTATACTCTCAACCCACAGCCTTTAGACTATTAGAGACAGGTTCTGATCATGACCCCTCCCTTTGGAAACTAACTACCAATCAGAGAAATCAAAGAGGAGATTCAAGTTTCAATTCCATTGGTGTGGTGAAGAACAAATTCGTAACTTCATCAGTGAGGTTTCGAACTCAGATATAGAAAGTTTAACAATGTTCAGATTATTTTAAAAGCATAAATTGATTAGACACCAATTGGTTCTCTGGTAAAAGAACATATTTAGTAATTCTAAAAAGGAGATTGTATAAGTTACTGCTCTCTTAGAACAAAAACGAACATCAGACATCATAGGAGATATTGAATTACTTAAGCTTGAACAATGGCTTGAAAAAGCATATTTGTATGAGAAACTTTATTGAAAAGATATATCTAGAATTAAATGGCTAAAAGAAGGAGAGCAAAATACAAATTTCTTCCATCGAAAATTTAAATCTTGAATAAGAAGAAATAAGATATGTCATCTGTGGATGGATAATAGGGATATGGCAACAACCAATACTGATATTGCTAAGGTGGCTGATGACTACTTTAAGAGTATTTTCACATCTTCCAATCAGGTGGATCCTGAGTCTTTTTTCATAGACTTTGAGCCTAAGGTTACAGCTAACATGAACTGTAGGCTCAGAATACTTGTTTCTATAGAGAATGTGAAAAGAGCTACTTTTAGTATCTACCCTTAGAGTGCACTCAAAGAGGACGGTATAACAGTTAAATTCTTCCAATTCTACTGGGATATAGTGGGAGATGACGTGTTTCGAACTATGAGGAGTTTCTTTGATGGAGGTAGAAGTTTGAAAAGTTTTAACCATACCAATATCTGTCTAGTGCCAAAGGTCCTAGATGCGAGCGATATGACTCAGATAAGACCCATCAGTTTGTCCTCTGTTGTCTACAAAATCATTTCAAAGGTGCTGGTCCACAGACTCCAAGAGTATATGAACAAGATAATTAGCCCTACTCAGAGTGTATTCTTGAAATGTAGACTTATTTCTGATAACATTCTTATAGCACACGAATATATGCACTACCTTAAACAAAAGAAGCAAGGCTTGGAATACGAAATAACACTCAAGCTTGATATGAGTAAAGCCTACGATAGTGTGGAGTAATATTTTCTATGGTTTATTATGGAGAAGTTGGGCTTTGAATTGAGATTCATTGACTGAATTCGTGAATTGATGACAATCGTTTCTTACTTTATTGTTGTGGAAGGTCAACCCTATAATTTTTTAAACCAAATAGAGGCATCTGTTAAGGTGACCCTctatccctttttcttttcttattattGCAGAAAGTATTTCCTTTTTGCTACACAAAGCAGAACAAAATAGTCTCATTCGGGGATTTTAGATAAACAGAAAATACCCAACTATAAATCATTTGCTATTCGATGATGATTCTATTCTATTCGGTAAAGCCTCAAAAAATAGTTGTGCCTTTATTCTAGAATTATTAGAATCTTATGATAGCTTCAGTAGGAAAAGAGTTAATCTTTATAAATCGGCCTATTTTTTAGTAATAACAATCCAATGTCAATTAGAACCTCCCTAGTAGCACAGCTGAATATTTCTCACATAGGTGTACAGGATAAATATTTGGGTCTACTTTTTCTTGTTAACCGCTCAAAGAAAGCCACCTTCAACTCAATCAAAGATAAGGTTTTAAAAAGGATACAAGGATAGAAAAGGTGCTTGTTATCTAATGGAGGAAGACAGGTATTACTCTGAGCAGTTGGTGAAGCCATACTAATCTACACCTTGTCATGTTTTAAACTTCCAGACAGCTTGCAAAATGAAATTCATAGTATTCTAACCTAGTTCTGGTAAGGGCAGCAAGGTTCTGAAAGGCGAATGGTGTAGATTAGCTAGGATAAGATGACTAAGCCTAAGAAAAAAGGCAGGCTTAgtttcaaagatctcaagactTAAAACCTGACTCTTTTGGGTAAACAGTACTAAAAAATCGTGACTCAACCTAACTCTCTTCTTTCTAGAATACTTAAAGGTAAATACTTCAGATTTAATTCTATCCTTACAGTAGAAGTAGGAACCTTACCTTTTGGGAGTTGGCAAAGTATTCTTGAAGGGAGGCAAGTTGTAGAGAAAGACATTAGTTGTAAAGTAAGTTCTGATGATATATGAATCTTTAGTGAATTATGGCTTCCTCCTCCTTACCCCTTCATTGTTCCATATCTGCGGCACTACTATCAGATAGTTACCATCTGTTATGGGTGAAAGACTTGTTTTTGTCAAATAAATAGTGGAACCAAGCATTAATCTTAAATCTTCTTCCTCCAGAAATTACTCAATGAATCCTCTCCAAAACCCCAAGAGAAGGTGAAGACATAATTCAATGGGTGATAAACAGAGCAAAAACATATGATGATGTATTAGGGTACGTGATTGCTTAGCAAATTTACCAtaatttcattgaattttgTCGAATTTCATGCAACAGAAGCCAGTTTGGAGCCATTTATGGAAGCTGAAATCCCTCACAGGATTTTGCTCTTTGCATGAAAAATCCTCCATGGTAAGCTTCATGTTCTACTTCTCATCCACTAGCGGCTTTCATCTACTCTGACAACTTGTCCAATTTGCAAGTCAACACCATAATCACTCATGCACTGTCTATTTTTCTGTGGAGACGCTAGTCTAGTGTGGAAGAAGAGTTCTTTGGATTACCTTATTCCATACCCTAGATTTTCTTTGTTCTTCGATTGGTGGAGGGATTCGGTGTTACAAACTAGACTTCAAAGAACAAGCTCTCATAGAGCTCGACTGGTTTTGATTATAGCTTGGAATATTTGGAAGGAGAGGTATCGGCGAGTCTTCGAGCATGTCCAGGAGCCTCCGGAGAAAGTACTAGCAACATCGCTTAAGTTGAATCAGGGGCTATCTATTTTGCCTTATGCATAATGCCCTAAGATTTCTTTCCCTATTTACTTTTCTATGTTATTTTTCCTTATAATTTCACCTGTTTGTGAATATTTGAGAATctcctttttctatttttcttgtcCTGACTTTTGGACATTGTATTTATTTCTCTATTGAATAAGATACCATTattatctttgaaaaaaaatgacattattattatcaaaataAGAGTGACAATattcataatattttatttattaaattataatagcaaatgttaaaaaaatattttatattctaattaATAACTTGGTCCTTAAAACATGGCAGCTAAGCCGAATCACTTTTTGGACCAAGATGCTTCCTTCCGGTTATGTCAAGAGAAGTTGGGAGGAGCtaattttcttttgaaaaaaagtTTCAATTAGAAtctaagaaataataaaagatatCTTGGAAGATATCTTGAAGATTTCCAAGATAGGAGATTTCCAATCTCTCAGGTTTCAAAGAGCAAAAGGAACCTGAAAGATATTTTGGAGCCTTCATCACCAATAATAGGAGGAGTACAgataattttaaagaaatctTGGGAAGAGTTCATAACAAACTTATAGGGTGAAAGGCTAAATATTTGTCTTTGGCAGAGGGATTTACGCTAGCtcaaaccaaaataaatccagTATTAAACTACAATATGCAACATGAGAAGATACCCAAAGGAATCTATTTGGAAGTGAAAAAGATTCAAAGAAGTTTTATTTGGGGAGATAAACCTAATCAAAGATGAGTGTACCTGATTAGATGGAAAACCCTCTGTCAACCGAAACACCTGAGGTCTCGGATTCAGGAAATTTCAACCATAAATGATCCGTTCATGTTCAAGATCATATGGCAAGCAATGGAAAATCCAGAAGCTCTTTGGGTGATAGTGTTATCCCATAAATACTGTAATGGGAGAAGATTGAACAACAATACAAACTATAAGCCTACGAACTCAAGTTTGTGGAAGGAGCTTAAAAAGATATGGGCTATTTTCCAAGAGCATTATATTCAATATGTTAGCAAAGGCTTATCCATTTATTTCTAGAGACATCAATGGGTGGTAAGAGAAGATGTTTTAATAGAAAAGGCTATTAATTCTGCCAGTGTGGATTTGGACAGCTTTGTGTGGGAATGGATATCTACAAATTGTGAGTGGAATTTAGAAAAGCTTAGACTCCATCTGTCGGAAGACAGTGTTGAGAAGATTTATGACATGAGCCCTTTAAAGGCAAAAAATGAGGATGACAAGTTTGGTTTGAAGATTTCAATTGATGTGGATTTTGTAGTCAACATAACATACAAAGTCTCTCAAATTAgccagaaaaagaaaaaactattTGGACGGAACTATGAAGTTGGAAGGGACCTTAGCGAGCAAAAGCTTTCGTCTGGACAGCTATGCATAACAGAGTCATGACAAATCATAGAAAGACAAAATTATTTGGGAGAAATGGAGAATGTCAATTATGTAAGGGGGTCAAGAATATCTCATGCACGCTTTAAGGGATTGTCCTAAAGTTTCTACCACATGGATAAAACTCATTAAAACAACAGAAATTTCAAGATTTTTCCATTTCAATTAGGAAAGCTGGATTGAAGTCAATTTTAGGAAACAAATgggtaataataaaaaatttgagtgGAATGACATCTTCATCTTGGAGACTATGGTATTGGCGCAACAGAGAAATCCACGAACAAAACTACAAGTGACCCCTCAACCtacaaacaaaaataattaaacaagtGACTGATATTAAAGCTATGGAGAGATCTTACCATGTTAGTCGCCAAGGAAGGAGAATAGAGAAGCTTATCAATTGGAAGCCACTTCCAGAGGGATGGGTGAAGTTAAGCACAGACGGGGCTGCATAGATGAACCTAAGCAGAAGTGGATGTGGCGTTCTCCTGAGAAACAATGAAGGGTGATGGGTCACTGGTTTTTCACTCAAACTGGAGAAGCGACGGTGTTCACTGCAGAACTATGGGGAGTGGTAAAGGGATTAGAGCTTGCGTGGATGATAGGCTTTAGAAAAGTGGTCGTGGAAGTACATGCTGCGACGATGGTTCAGAGACTCAACGGAAGAAAAAAATGGCCTCCCATCTTATAATTAGAAAAGTGAATGAGTGGAAAAGGAAGGATTGGAGTATATTTTTTGTACAAATTCATAGGAAAGGTAATAGATGTGCTAATTGCCTAGAAAAAAAGAGTTTAAGTTTAAATGATGTTTGTGTTTTGGGATTTACCTTCCCTGGAACTAGTTAGTATCCTCAGTGATTATGAAAGAGAGACCGCCTTACCCTGTATAGTTTGTATCTAGGTCtttattttttgagttctttAACCCTGTTTCAATACAAAAAAATGTATTGTAGATATATAATATAAAGATCAAATTCCTCTAAAATGTTGAGATtgataaattaacaaaaaagtattttaataattttaaattaaatagtgATATtcgtaataataaaaattataaatttaaaaataattaaaatattattttattatgttattaacCTTCTCAATTTTaagaatctttatttataatattaaaataataaagttagGCAACCAAGTGATTTTTTAACTAAGTCCAACGAAGTTCTGTTTATTGTATGTGCGTGCTTCTTCAACATCGT is a window from the Arachis stenosperma cultivar V10309 chromosome 3, arast.V10309.gnm1.PFL2, whole genome shotgun sequence genome containing:
- the LOC130969241 gene encoding probable serine/threonine-protein kinase PBL16; this encodes MGNCLCRLESSDYRVSSNAKPDSTREENQAMKQRSDNSRLPTNPEEVENLLLRRDSAANPLIVFSYDELKIITANFRPDRVLGGGGFGSVYKGFISEELRQGLPTLPVAVKVHDGDNSHQGHREWLAEVIFLGQLSHPNLVKLIGYCCEDEHRVLIYEFMARGSVENNLFSKILLPLPWSIRMKIAFGAAKGLAFLHEAEKPVIYRDFKTSNILLDLDYNAKLSDFGLAKDGPVGDESHVSTRIMGTYGYAAPEYIMTGHLTPRSDVYSFGVVLLELLTGRKSLDKLRPAREQNLADWALPLLKEKKKLLNIIDPRLEGDYPIKGVHKAAMLAYHCLNRNPKARPLMRDIVDSLEPLQAHNEIPIQKTLTIISEVAEADLRKGKMQNH